GCAAAGCAAGACTTATTCATCAATGATGAAATTCGTGTACGTGAAGTTCGCTTAATCGGTCTTGAGGGCGAACAATTGGGTATCAAACCACTTGGTGAAGCGCAAGCACTTGCGGATGACGCTAATGTGGACTTGGTTCTCATTCAACCTCAAGCTAAACCTCCTGTTGCGAAAATTATGGACTACGGTAAGTTCAAATTTGAGTACCAGAAGAAACAAAAAGAACAACGCAAAAAACAAAGCGTTGTGACCGTGAAAGAAGTTCGATTGAGCCCAGTTATTGATAAGGGGGATTTCGATACGAAACTTCGCAGTGCTCGCAAGTTCCTTGAAAAAGGGAACAAAGTGAAGGTTTCCATTCGCTTTAAGGGTCGTATGATTACCCATAAAGAGATTGGAGCAAAAGTTTTAGCCGATTTCGCTGAAGCAACTCAAGATATTGCTATCATCGAACAACGTGCTAAAATGGATGGTCGTCAAATGTTCATGCAGTTGGCCCCAGCAACTGACAAGAAATAATCTGTCAGAAAGTTAAAAAAAGGAGAAAATATCATGCCAAAACAAAAAACACACCGCGCATCAGCTAAACGTTTCAAACGTACAGGTTCTGGTGGACTTAAACGTTTCCGTGCTTACACTTCTCACCGTTTCCACGGAAAAACTAAGAAACAACGTCGTCATCTTCGTAAAGCATCTATGGTGCATGCAGGAGATTTCAAACGTATCAAAGCAATGCTTACTCGCTTGAAATAATCGCGTATTTGTAAGTTAATAATTCTAGGAAATATTGGAGGAAATATAAATGGCACGTGTTAAAGGTGGCGTTGTATCACGCAAACGTCGTAAACGTATTTTAAAATTAGCAAAAGGTTACTATGGAGCTAAACACATCTTGTTCCGTACTGCAAAAGAACAAGTAATGAACTCTTACTACTATGCATACCGTGACCGTCGTCAAAAGAAACGTGACTTCCGCAAATTGTGGATTACACGTATCAATGCGGCAGCTCGTTTGAACGGACTTTCATACTCACAATTGATGCATGGTTTGAAATTGGCTGAGATCGAAGTAAACCGTAAAATGCTTGCTGACTTAGCTGTTAACGATGCAGCAGCTTTCACAGCTCTTGCAGATGCAGCCAAAGCAAAACTTGGTAAATAATTATTCATAAGACTGGTGCAAGTTTGTTCCAGTCTTTTTTAAACAAAGGAGAAAAAATGGCTTCAAAAATGTTACACACTTGCTTGCGAGTAGAAAATCTTGAAAAATCAATTGCTTTTTATCAAGATGCTTTTGGATTTAAGGAATTGCGTCGTCTGGACTTCCCAGAACACGCTTTTACCATTGTTTATCTAGGTCTTGATGGCGATGATTATGAATTGGAGTTGACCTACAACTACGATCACGGACCTTATGTTGTGGGGGACGGTTTTGCTCACATCGCTCTAAGCACACCTGACCTTGAGGCTCTTCATAAAGAACACAGTGATAAAGGCTATGAAGTGACGAATCCAAA
The window above is part of the Streptococcus sp. Marseille-Q6470 genome. Proteins encoded here:
- the rplT gene encoding 50S ribosomal protein L20, translated to MARVKGGVVSRKRRKRILKLAKGYYGAKHILFRTAKEQVMNSYYYAYRDRRQKKRDFRKLWITRINAAARLNGLSYSQLMHGLKLAEIEVNRKMLADLAVNDAAAFTALADAAKAKLGK
- a CDS encoding VOC family protein, with amino-acid sequence MASKMLHTCLRVENLEKSIAFYQDAFGFKELRRLDFPEHAFTIVYLGLDGDDYELELTYNYDHGPYVVGDGFAHIALSTPDLEALHKEHSDKGYEVTNPNGLPGTQPNYYFVKDPDGYKVEVIREK
- the infC gene encoding translation initiation factor IF-3 — encoded protein: MKTIAKQDLFINDEIRVREVRLIGLEGEQLGIKPLGEAQALADDANVDLVLIQPQAKPPVAKIMDYGKFKFEYQKKQKEQRKKQSVVTVKEVRLSPVIDKGDFDTKLRSARKFLEKGNKVKVSIRFKGRMITHKEIGAKVLADFAEATQDIAIIEQRAKMDGRQMFMQLAPATDKK
- the rpmI gene encoding 50S ribosomal protein L35; its protein translation is MPKQKTHRASAKRFKRTGSGGLKRFRAYTSHRFHGKTKKQRRHLRKASMVHAGDFKRIKAMLTRLK